In Nitrosarchaeum koreense MY1, one genomic interval encodes:
- a CDS encoding cytidylyltransferase domain-containing protein, with protein MIGCIIQARTGSSRLPGKAMKLLDKKNTILHYVVSQLQHSELLDDIVIATTDLEEDNIIAKFAQENEFKCFRGSEKDVLDRHYQCAKKFAFSTIVRIPSDKPLIDPQIVDDVIKVFLKSKYDYVSNFLPYTFPYGTEVEVFSFEALEKTWKMAKLPSEREHVTPYIYNHKDEFKIFNVTSSKDLSHLRWEVDREKDLELVKIIVERIKNRPILLKDIMNLYSEEPTLFNMNKNDNPNEGYLKSLKEDKEFVKKEKSKHG; from the coding sequence ATGATTGGATGTATAATTCAAGCAAGAACTGGCTCTTCACGATTACCTGGTAAAGCAATGAAATTACTAGACAAAAAAAACACTATTCTTCACTATGTTGTAAGTCAGCTTCAACACTCTGAATTACTAGATGACATTGTAATTGCAACAACAGATCTTGAAGAAGACAACATAATTGCAAAATTTGCGCAAGAAAATGAATTCAAATGTTTTAGAGGCTCTGAAAAAGATGTTTTAGATAGGCATTATCAGTGTGCAAAAAAATTTGCATTTTCCACAATTGTTAGAATTCCATCAGATAAACCACTGATAGATCCTCAGATAGTAGATGATGTCATTAAAGTTTTTTTAAAGTCTAAATATGATTATGTTTCAAATTTTCTTCCATATACTTTTCCATATGGAACAGAAGTGGAAGTGTTTTCTTTTGAAGCGTTAGAGAAAACTTGGAAGATGGCAAAATTGCCATCAGAGCGGGAACATGTTACGCCTTACATTTACAATCATAAAGATGAGTTTAAGATATTCAATGTCACCAGTTCAAAGGATCTTTCACATTTAAGATGGGAAGTAGACAGAGAAAAGGATTTAGAACTAGTAAAAATAATTGTGGAACGCATCAAAAATAGACCTATACTCCTTAAGGATATAATGAACTTGTACTCGGAGGAACCAACCTTGTTTAATATGAACAAAAATGATAATCCAAATGAAGGCTACTTGAAATCATTAAAAGAAGATAAAGAGTTTGTCAAAAAAGAGAAAAGCAAACATGGCTAA
- a CDS encoding SDR family NAD(P)-dependent oxidoreductase, protein MNELKGKKILITGGTGSLGQALTKRLLKSEVDVIRIFSRNENKQVMMQSELNDDRLRYLIGDIRDAPRLQRALEDIDIVFHAAALKHVPVVEYNPFEAINTNVIGSRNVIEACLHEDVEIAVGVGTDKAVSPLNTYGATKLLMEKLFVTASNYLDKKRHKTKFIALRYGNVLGSSGSVIPKFIQQIKSKQKLTITSPEMTRFSITMEEALDFILSSTFAGKGSEIFVPKLKAYTIETVKESLQELLGNTGEEKIPVRQGEKYHETLINADELRNTLEGNTRYMILQRSLSDDEIRQKYPNMKRTALTESYSSDKVELIKKDTLKELIGKSDLL, encoded by the coding sequence ATGAATGAACTAAAGGGCAAGAAAATTCTCATCACAGGTGGAACTGGTTCTTTGGGACAGGCTTTAACAAAAAGACTGTTAAAATCAGAAGTTGATGTTATCCGCATTTTTAGTAGAAATGAAAACAAACAGGTTATGATGCAATCAGAGTTAAATGATGATAGGCTAAGATATTTGATTGGAGATATTAGAGATGCTCCGAGATTACAGAGAGCATTAGAAGATATAGATATTGTATTTCATGCAGCTGCGCTAAAACATGTACCAGTGGTTGAATACAATCCATTTGAAGCAATCAATACAAATGTCATAGGATCTCGCAATGTCATTGAGGCATGTCTTCATGAAGATGTAGAGATTGCAGTAGGGGTAGGTACTGACAAGGCTGTATCGCCTCTAAACACATACGGGGCAACAAAGCTACTAATGGAGAAATTATTTGTTACAGCAAGTAATTACTTGGATAAAAAACGTCACAAGACAAAATTCATAGCTCTGAGATATGGCAATGTTTTAGGAAGTAGTGGTTCGGTTATTCCCAAGTTTATTCAACAGATAAAATCAAAACAAAAACTTACCATTACAAGTCCAGAGATGACACGATTCAGTATCACTATGGAGGAGGCCCTGGATTTTATTTTATCTTCCACATTTGCAGGAAAAGGTTCAGAAATTTTTGTGCCAAAATTAAAAGCATATACAATTGAAACAGTCAAAGAATCATTACAAGAACTACTTGGAAATACAGGCGAAGAAAAAATACCTGTAAGACAGGGAGAAAAATACCATGAGACATTGATAAACGCAGATGAACTTCGAAATACTTTGGAAGGCAATACAAGATACATGATACTTCAGCGTTCACTTTCTGATGATGAAATTAGGCAAAAATATCCGAATATGAAAAGAACTGCATTGACTGAATCATACTCATCAGATAAAGTGGAACTGATTAAAAAAGACACATTAAAAGAACTTATTGGAAAATCTGATTTACTTTAA
- a CDS encoding sugar phosphate isomerase/epimerase family protein, with product MKTGFSTNAFTEKSLLHGIDTISDIGYDGVELVLDTPHAFLPLNEKYLSEIKNCIKKNKIEIANLNANTVVGWYDNNTVIEKFEPSLSNKNEKLRQWRLNYTKKAIELADELESPSICLTSGISTKSEKQTCLRTFKKSLTELASFAETKNISIAIEYEPGLLIENSDDVYHVISQFNNVGLNLDVCHAAVLGEDISKIIKKFRKKIIHTHISDCKNNIHFHLIPGLGSIDFSAMYRSLKEINYEGSLTAELYTYSKNPEYAAKITFTYLKNLMLNHVY from the coding sequence TTGAAGACTGGGTTTAGTACAAACGCATTTACTGAAAAATCGTTGTTACATGGTATAGATACCATATCTGATATTGGGTATGATGGAGTAGAACTAGTTCTTGACACACCTCACGCTTTCTTACCATTAAATGAAAAATATTTGTCTGAAATAAAAAACTGCATTAAAAAAAATAAAATTGAAATAGCAAACCTAAATGCCAATACTGTGGTAGGCTGGTATGACAACAATACTGTAATAGAAAAATTTGAACCGTCACTTTCAAACAAAAATGAAAAACTCAGACAATGGCGATTAAACTATACTAAAAAGGCAATCGAATTAGCTGACGAACTAGAATCTCCTAGCATATGCCTCACTTCGGGAATTTCAACTAAATCCGAAAAACAAACTTGTCTGCGTACTTTTAAAAAATCTTTAACTGAACTTGCATCATTTGCAGAGACAAAAAATATCTCAATAGCAATAGAATACGAACCAGGATTGTTAATTGAGAACTCAGACGATGTATATCATGTTATTTCTCAGTTCAATAACGTTGGATTAAATCTTGATGTGTGCCACGCAGCTGTTTTAGGCGAGGACATATCTAAAATTATTAAAAAATTTCGGAAAAAAATCATTCATACTCACATAAGTGACTGCAAAAACAATATTCACTTTCATTTAATTCCAGGTTTGGGCAGCATTGATTTTTCTGCCATGTACAGATCACTAAAAGAAATCAATTATGAGGGATCTCTTACAGCAGAACTTTACACATATTCAAAAAATCCAGAGTATGCCGCAAAGATTACTTTTACATACCTAAAGAATTTGATGTTAAATCATGTTTATTGA
- a CDS encoding TatD family hydrolase, which yields MFIDPHVHMYSRTTDDYEKMILSGIKTVIEPSFWLGQARTSSKTLIDYWEYLINFERARAREFGINHYCAISVNPKEANNSQLANESLDVMANYLSKEGVVAVGEIGFDMITKEEEKVFARQLVMAEELKMPVIIHTPHINKVEGIKKTFDIIKNCNATKSRIIIDHNTEETIELSLSYDVIAGITVYPYTKVSSIRAVNMLKKYGTDRILINSSADWGVSDPLSVPKTAIQMEKDGFSKNEIEQLLFHNPNNFFKQSKNYVPL from the coding sequence ATGTTTATTGATCCACATGTTCACATGTATTCTAGAACAACAGATGATTATGAAAAAATGATTCTATCTGGGATTAAGACTGTTATCGAACCTTCATTTTGGCTTGGGCAAGCACGTACTTCATCAAAAACCCTGATTGATTATTGGGAGTATCTGATAAATTTTGAACGAGCGAGAGCTAGAGAATTTGGTATAAATCATTATTGTGCCATTTCTGTAAACCCAAAAGAGGCCAATAACTCACAACTTGCAAATGAATCATTAGATGTTATGGCTAACTATCTTAGTAAAGAAGGGGTTGTAGCAGTTGGTGAGATAGGATTTGATATGATTACTAAGGAAGAAGAAAAAGTGTTTGCGCGACAATTGGTAATGGCTGAAGAGCTTAAAATGCCAGTTATTATTCATACCCCACATATCAACAAAGTGGAAGGGATAAAAAAAACATTTGATATTATAAAAAATTGCAATGCCACAAAATCAAGAATTATTATTGATCATAACACTGAAGAGACAATCGAACTTTCTTTGTCTTATGATGTGATTGCAGGAATTACTGTCTACCCATATACCAAAGTGAGCTCCATAAGAGCAGTTAATATGTTAAAAAAATATGGTACAGATAGGATTTTGATCAACAGCTCTGCAGATTGGGGAGTATCTGATCCTCTAAGTGTGCCTAAAACTGCAATCCAAATGGAAAAAGACGGTTTTAGTAAAAACGAGATTGAGCAATTACTTTTTCATAACCCAAATAATTTTTTTAAACAATCAAAAAATTATGTTCCATTATAG
- a CDS encoding sugar phosphate isomerase/epimerase family protein: MKLSFSTNAYRNYSIEDSIRSISSVGYDAIELMCDTPHAFPPLSAEKIDSIKKILQENQMKISNLNGFMMCAVNDFHHPSWIEKNQKERNIRIQHTKYCIELASKLGVKTVSTEPGGPLLGLSEKEGLELFYDGLNEVIPVAEKNNVKLLIEPEPGLLIENSSQFLNFMSRFNTKYIGLNFDVGHFFCVGERPDKLIKTLADFISHIHLEDIAESREHKHLIPGHGVIDLKKVFDAISDINYKNYITIELYPYLDNPENAAKEAMQFIHSLNLK, from the coding sequence ATGAAATTATCCTTTAGCACAAATGCATATCGAAATTATTCCATTGAAGATAGTATTCGTTCAATTTCTTCTGTAGGATATGATGCAATTGAATTGATGTGTGATACACCACATGCATTTCCTCCACTGTCTGCTGAAAAAATAGATTCAATTAAAAAAATACTGCAAGAAAATCAAATGAAGATTTCTAATCTAAATGGATTTATGATGTGTGCCGTAAATGACTTTCATCATCCATCATGGATCGAAAAAAATCAAAAAGAACGTAATATTCGAATACAACATACCAAATATTGCATTGAATTAGCCTCAAAACTTGGCGTAAAAACAGTTTCTACAGAGCCTGGGGGGCCACTTTTGGGATTATCTGAAAAAGAAGGGCTAGAATTATTTTATGATGGCTTAAATGAAGTCATTCCTGTAGCAGAAAAAAACAATGTAAAACTTTTGATTGAACCTGAACCTGGATTGTTAATAGAAAATTCATCACAATTTCTAAATTTTATGTCTCGCTTTAATACTAAATACATTGGTCTAAATTTTGATGTAGGTCATTTTTTTTGTGTAGGTGAAAGACCAGATAAATTAATTAAAACACTTGCAGATTTCATATCTCACATTCATCTAGAAGACATTGCAGAATCACGAGAACACAAACATCTGATCCCTGGTCATGGCGTAATTGATCTCAAAAAGGTTTTTGATGCAATTAGTGATATTAATTATAAAAATTACATTACAATCGAATTATACCCTTATCTAGATAATCCAGAAAACGCTGCTAAAGAGGCAATGCAGTTTATACATTCTCTTAATCTGAAATGA
- a CDS encoding UbiA family prenyltransferase, whose product MRFPGIFTAFSNILLGFFIYSEFVVDWFNLFPLLAASGFLFLAGMTLNDYFDYNIDKNERPNRPLPSGKISRKVALCLGITLFVAANISASFVGFQAVMISVIMTILILAYDIKLKNIKTIGILNLSSIRFLNVILGSSIVLFNFDIIWISIPIAIFVAGISILAKTESSIYLRKVKITNLIFVLFTISYVVVLIHDKGSIHWLILGMFVVVNYLPWMVIKEKSSMTTQKIVTIQLLSIPILDAILVMAFSNVIFAVVTLSMIFPAYVALRKLYLT is encoded by the coding sequence GTGCGCTTTCCAGGTATTTTTACTGCTTTTTCAAATATTCTTTTAGGTTTTTTTATATATTCAGAATTTGTTGTAGATTGGTTTAATCTATTTCCACTTCTTGCAGCTTCAGGTTTTTTATTTTTAGCTGGAATGACGCTAAATGATTATTTTGATTACAATATAGATAAAAATGAACGACCAAACAGGCCTCTTCCCTCAGGAAAAATATCAAGAAAAGTAGCACTGTGTCTTGGCATTACATTGTTTGTTGCCGCAAACATTTCTGCATCTTTTGTTGGATTTCAAGCAGTAATGATATCTGTCATTATGACAATTCTCATCTTGGCATATGACATAAAACTAAAAAATATTAAAACCATTGGAATTTTAAATCTCTCATCCATACGATTTCTGAATGTTATTTTAGGTTCCAGTATAGTCCTTTTTAATTTTGACATTATCTGGATATCAATCCCAATTGCAATTTTTGTAGCAGGAATTAGCATTCTTGCAAAAACTGAGAGTTCCATTTATCTAAGAAAAGTAAAAATCACTAATCTGATCTTTGTTTTATTTACCATATCTTATGTTGTCGTTTTAATCCATGACAAGGGATCTATTCATTGGCTAATTCTTGGAATGTTTGTTGTAGTTAATTATTTACCTTGGATGGTCATCAAAGAAAAATCTTCCATGACCACGCAAAAAATAGTGACGATTCAACTACTTTCAATCCCTATTTTAGATGCAATTTTAGTTATGGCTTTTTCTAATGTTATTTTTGCAGTAGTGACGCTGTCTATGATATTTCCGGCATATGTTGCTTTACGAAAATTATACTTGACATAA
- a CDS encoding alkaline phosphatase family protein, protein MKKLIVINVVGLTKNSINDTLLPNLSKIFTDGFCSSMIPSFPAVTCSVQSSITSGYYPADHGIISNGFYDRDTKQVSFWEQYDSLVQKPRIWDILKKANPKLKTAVLFWQNSLYTNSDFIITPKPIHLEDKTVMWCYSKPLNYYEEVAQHLGEFDLKWYWGPFTSIKSSQWIINASTYTIKKHRPDLVLVYLPHLDYSAQKYGPQSNEFKQSLIEIDNMIGDLIGFLDANEFGNEYEIMIHSEYGFNEVNHSLSPNILLRQNGLLSTRNILGKEYIDFENSNAFAMVDHQIAHIFIKPGYDDAVTSIFKKEKSIARILDKESQIKLNINHTRSGELILYAKDDCWFNYYWWEDENLAPSFTFNVDIHRKPGYDPLELFLDPITKRISHDTSLIKGSHGVFDGENTDALPIFGMSIKPKKETNIIDISQIAPTILKFFNCTYNLPNDSIL, encoded by the coding sequence ATGAAAAAATTAATTGTGATTAATGTTGTAGGATTAACAAAAAATTCAATTAATGATACTTTGCTTCCTAACCTGTCAAAAATTTTTACTGATGGGTTTTGTTCTTCAATGATTCCTTCTTTTCCTGCAGTAACATGCAGTGTCCAGTCTTCAATTACTTCAGGATACTATCCGGCAGATCATGGTATCATTTCAAATGGTTTCTATGATCGAGATACAAAACAAGTTTCGTTCTGGGAGCAGTATGACAGTTTAGTTCAAAAGCCAAGAATCTGGGATATTTTAAAGAAGGCAAATCCCAAATTAAAAACAGCTGTGCTTTTCTGGCAAAATTCTCTTTACACAAATTCTGACTTTATTATTACTCCCAAGCCAATTCATCTTGAAGACAAAACTGTAATGTGGTGCTATTCAAAACCTCTCAATTACTATGAGGAAGTTGCTCAACATCTAGGTGAATTTGATCTCAAATGGTATTGGGGACCATTTACATCCATCAAGTCTAGTCAGTGGATAATTAATGCATCAACGTATACGATAAAAAAACATAGACCTGATCTAGTCCTTGTATATCTACCTCATTTGGATTATTCTGCACAAAAATATGGACCTCAAAGTAATGAATTCAAACAGAGTTTAATTGAGATTGATAACATGATTGGGGATTTGATAGGTTTTCTTGATGCCAATGAGTTTGGCAATGAATATGAGATAATGATTCACTCTGAATATGGATTTAATGAGGTGAATCACTCTTTGTCCCCAAACATACTTTTACGTCAAAATGGATTGCTTTCCACTCGAAATATACTTGGAAAAGAATACATTGATTTTGAAAACAGTAATGCATTTGCAATGGTTGATCATCAGATAGCACATATTTTTATAAAACCTGGCTATGATGATGCCGTTACTTCAATTTTCAAAAAAGAAAAAAGTATTGCAAGAATTCTTGATAAAGAATCTCAAATAAAATTAAACATAAATCACACAAGAAGTGGCGAGTTGATTTTATACGCAAAGGATGATTGTTGGTTCAATTATTATTGGTGGGAAGATGAAAATCTTGCACCCTCATTTACTTTTAATGTTGATATCCATCGAAAACCTGGATATGACCCGCTTGAATTGTTTCTTGATCCAATAACTAAAAGAATTTCTCATGACACTTCATTGATCAAAGGTTCTCATGGTGTGTTTGATGGTGAAAATACTGACGCTTTACCTATATTTGGAATGTCTATTAAACCAAAGAAAGAAACTAATATTATAGATATCTCTCAAATAGCGCCAACCATATTGAAATTCTTCAACTGTACTTACAATCTTCCAAATGATTCAATCTTGTAA
- a CDS encoding alcohol dehydrogenase catalytic domain-containing protein: protein MKCVRKDQATGVSLVDITEPVCGDNDVLIKMKSCGICGSDLGNIFGDSCRPSSKLGHEVAGIIVKKGSNVKEFDLNDRVFVHHHSPCNNCHYCKHGNQTMCEKYIECLEPCGMSEKFLVPEWNIKHESLIKIPDAMSFEEASLIEPLACCIRAWKKLSFLKNDSVLIFGAGPIGVMHAMLAKHYGFGKIFCVDINEFRLNFCKEANIGISLKGDESDISEKISTHTSDLDLIIIATSQTEVFHSAINLVRKGGTILLFGEPSKECNLKTNLSKMYSKEISIIPSYAASTEEIRESFEIINNKSINVRQLVTHKVPIQNITKALNYARSRDGVMKVIITNES, encoded by the coding sequence ATGAAATGCGTTAGAAAAGATCAAGCAACAGGAGTTAGTCTTGTAGATATCACAGAACCAGTATGTGGAGATAATGATGTATTAATAAAAATGAAATCATGTGGAATCTGCGGATCAGACTTGGGAAACATATTTGGTGATTCATGCAGACCATCATCCAAGCTTGGTCATGAAGTTGCAGGAATCATTGTAAAAAAAGGCAGTAACGTGAAAGAATTTGATTTAAACGATAGAGTGTTTGTACATCACCATTCTCCTTGTAATAACTGTCATTATTGCAAACATGGAAATCAGACGATGTGTGAAAAATATATTGAATGTTTAGAGCCTTGCGGAATGTCTGAAAAATTTTTGGTTCCTGAATGGAATATCAAACATGAAAGTTTAATTAAAATTCCAGACGCTATGAGTTTTGAAGAAGCGTCGCTAATCGAGCCGTTAGCATGTTGTATTAGGGCTTGGAAGAAACTTTCTTTCTTAAAAAATGATTCAGTATTGATATTTGGTGCAGGACCAATTGGCGTCATGCACGCAATGTTGGCAAAACACTACGGTTTTGGAAAGATATTTTGTGTAGACATTAATGAATTTCGATTAAATTTCTGCAAGGAAGCAAATATCGGAATTTCATTAAAAGGAGATGAATCAGACATTAGTGAAAAAATTAGTACACATACAAGTGATTTGGATTTGATTATAATTGCCACTTCACAGACAGAAGTTTTTCATAGTGCAATTAATTTAGTAAGAAAGGGAGGTACCATTCTTTTATTTGGTGAACCTAGTAAAGAATGTAATTTAAAAACTAATTTGAGTAAGATGTATTCTAAAGAGATTTCAATTATACCAAGTTATGCTGCTTCAACAGAAGAGATAAGAGAATCATTTGAAATTATAAATAATAAATCAATCAACGTCAGGCAGTTAGTAACACACAAAGTTCCCATTCAAAACATCACAAAAGCTCTGAATTATGCTAGATCGAGAGATGGTGTGATGAAAGTAATAATTACAAATGAATCATAA
- a CDS encoding SIS domain-containing protein, producing the protein MLDVATMDKVDARGMYKIYDSWPEIARKSYESNHEPVDFHDIDHIVFAGMGGSGTIGDLFSSILSKSDIHVSLIKGYLLPKTVDKNTLVITTSISGNTSETLTVLDSAAKLDCRLIAFSSGGKMEDMCKKNQIKFRKIPLIHSPRTSLVSFTYSILKTLNSALPIKKNDIVESLDELDIMKKQIFSHNLSDSNPSINLANWISGIPIIYYPHGLQSTATRFKSSLQENAKIHAITEDIIEACHNGMVSWEKPSTVQPILLQGKDDYIKTKERFDIIKEFFMKKDIDFKEIHSVSGNILTKIISLIYMLDYVSIYKAVLSKTDPSPVLPIDYIKSRLDTNNI; encoded by the coding sequence TTGCTAGACGTTGCAACAATGGACAAAGTGGATGCTCGTGGAATGTACAAAATCTATGATTCATGGCCAGAGATTGCACGCAAATCATACGAGTCCAATCATGAGCCTGTAGATTTTCATGACATTGATCACATTGTTTTTGCTGGAATGGGAGGTTCTGGTACAATTGGGGATTTGTTTTCTTCAATATTATCCAAAAGCGATATTCATGTATCACTTATCAAAGGATATCTCTTGCCAAAGACAGTTGATAAAAACACTCTAGTAATCACTACAAGCATATCTGGAAATACATCTGAGACTTTGACAGTACTTGATTCTGCTGCAAAACTGGATTGTAGATTGATTGCATTTTCTTCTGGAGGTAAAATGGAAGATATGTGTAAAAAAAACCAAATAAAATTTAGAAAAATTCCACTGATTCATTCACCAAGAACATCTCTTGTAAGTTTTACTTATTCAATTCTAAAGACATTAAATTCAGCTCTTCCAATTAAAAAAAATGATATTGTAGAGTCATTAGACGAACTTGATATTATGAAAAAACAAATATTTTCTCATAACTTGTCTGATTCAAATCCTTCAATTAATTTAGCTAATTGGATATCTGGAATTCCTATTATTTATTATCCTCATGGATTGCAATCAACTGCAACAAGATTCAAATCATCCTTACAAGAAAATGCAAAGATTCATGCCATTACAGAAGACATCATAGAGGCTTGTCATAATGGTATGGTATCATGGGAAAAGCCATCTACAGTACAACCAATTTTATTGCAAGGAAAAGACGATTACATAAAGACAAAAGAAAGATTTGACATAATCAAAGAATTCTTTATGAAAAAAGATATTGATTTTAAGGAAATTCACTCTGTTTCAGGAAACATTTTGACAAAAATAATTTCTCTTATTTACATGCTTGACTATGTATCAATTTACAAGGCAGTTTTGTCAAAAACAGATCCTTCTCCTGTTTTACCCATAGATTACATAAAAAGCAGATTAGATACAAATAATATTTAA
- the mtnA gene encoding S-methyl-5-thioribose-1-phosphate isomerase, which yields MTNTIIDSSLRTVEWKDNKVVMIDQTKLPNQLIFVTYDDYNQVADAIRTLVVRGAPAIGVSGAFGLALASLQSKATTKEQLISDLEKARKILYETRPTAVNLKWGLDKIMQVANSGDAVEQIKQSIINEAKKMADEDIQINKTMGKYGSVLFDNNDTIMTHCNAGALATVAYGTALGVIRATRESGKNIKVIATETRPIQQGSRLTAFELKHDGFDVSLIPDTAVGYSMANGLVNKVVVGADRIVRTGHVFNKIGTYQVATMAKQHGIPFYVAAPLSTFDMTSDAKDVIIEMRKGTEVTGIGDKKTAPDDINVINPAFDMTPPELISGIITEKGVAKPPYEESIKKLFQAN from the coding sequence ATGACTAATACCATTATAGATTCTTCTTTAAGAACTGTAGAATGGAAAGACAACAAAGTAGTAATGATTGATCAGACTAAACTTCCAAACCAACTGATCTTTGTAACATATGACGATTATAATCAAGTGGCAGATGCTATCAGAACTCTAGTTGTTAGGGGTGCTCCAGCAATTGGGGTATCGGGTGCATTTGGTTTAGCTTTGGCATCTCTTCAAAGCAAAGCAACTACAAAGGAGCAACTAATTTCTGATCTAGAAAAAGCAAGAAAAATTCTATATGAGACAAGACCTACAGCTGTAAATCTAAAATGGGGACTGGATAAAATCATGCAAGTTGCAAACTCTGGAGATGCAGTTGAGCAAATTAAACAATCTATAATCAATGAAGCCAAGAAAATGGCAGATGAAGATATTCAAATAAATAAAACTATGGGAAAATATGGTTCGGTTCTATTTGATAACAATGATACTATAATGACTCATTGTAATGCAGGAGCTCTAGCTACTGTTGCATATGGAACAGCACTAGGTGTTATTAGAGCCACAAGAGAGAGTGGAAAAAATATCAAAGTAATAGCTACTGAGACAAGACCAATACAACAAGGCTCCAGATTAACGGCATTTGAGTTAAAACATGATGGTTTTGATGTGAGCCTAATTCCAGATACTGCAGTTGGATATTCAATGGCAAACGGACTAGTAAACAAAGTAGTTGTTGGTGCAGACAGAATTGTAAGAACTGGACATGTCTTTAACAAAATTGGAACATATCAAGTAGCAACCATGGCAAAGCAACACGGAATTCCATTTTATGTTGCAGCACCATTGTCGACTTTTGATATGACTAGCGATGCCAAAGATGTAATCATTGAAATGCGCAAGGGAACCGAAGTAACTGGAATTGGTGATAAAAAAACAGCACCCGATGATATCAACGTGATAAATCCCGCATTTGATATGACTCCGCCTGAGTTAATCTCTGGAATAATTACTGAAAAAGGCGTGGCAAAACCACCCTACGAAGAATCTATCAAAAAATTATTTCAAGCTAATTAA
- a CDS encoding PqqD family peptide modification chaperone, producing the protein MSTVTAQAVKESLKQCMDPEVPLNIVEMGLIYGIDIVENNNVNIKMTMTTQGCPLHETLVQDVTRYAKKVPGVNNVKVDIVWEPKWTMDSMTEEGKAKIKNMTNTMTTPAPINYEIALPQGVGKLVQQEDGSMVLANEHDQGFMVNQAIVDFWKSCNGQRKVTELVEIFAQQTGLQRNQVEKEVMQLLQQLREGGLIAIQNQPDSPNVQFKK; encoded by the coding sequence ATGAGTACTGTAACTGCACAAGCCGTAAAGGAATCTCTTAAACAATGCATGGATCCTGAAGTTCCACTAAACATTGTAGAGATGGGATTAATCTATGGAATAGACATAGTTGAAAATAATAATGTAAATATCAAAATGACAATGACAACTCAAGGTTGTCCACTACATGAAACCCTGGTTCAAGATGTGACAAGATATGCAAAAAAAGTTCCGGGGGTAAATAATGTCAAAGTAGACATTGTCTGGGAACCAAAATGGACGATGGATAGCATGACTGAGGAAGGAAAAGCAAAAATCAAAAACATGACCAATACAATGACTACTCCAGCTCCAATCAATTATGAAATTGCGTTACCTCAAGGAGTTGGTAAACTAGTGCAACAAGAAGATGGTTCAATGGTACTAGCTAACGAACATGATCAGGGATTTATGGTAAATCAGGCCATTGTAGATTTTTGGAAGTCATGCAATGGACAACGCAAAGTTACTGAACTAGTAGAAATATTTGCACAACAGACAGGACTGCAAAGAAATCAAGTAGAAAAAGAGGTAATGCAGTTACTTCAGCAACTACGTGAAGGTGGATTGATTGCAATTCAAAACCAACCAGATTCACCTAACGTTCAATTCAAAAAATAA